The stretch of DNA CACCGATTGAAACTCGACGGAGTGTTCGTCGCGATGCAGCAATTCTTCGACGAATACGTCATACGGCGCGCGTTGGTTAAACTCCTCGACGAAGGCTTCGTCGGTCGGCATCAGCCCCAGCGGCGTGTCATAACTTTTTTGGGTAGCAATGAACAGGCCTTCGCGGCTTTGGTGTCCCGTGCCGAATACGACATACAGGTCGGCGGGCGGCGCGGCGGCAATTTCGTTATAAGCATGGGCAAAGCCCAGTCCGCCGCGATGCAGATCAATATGTGGAGAAACCAGAGCGGTCAGCATCTTCGCAGGCGAAGGCGTTTGTGTTTGCTGGCGGGCTTGTTCTTGTAATTGATTGAGTAGGGCGCGTAACTTTTCCGGGTCGCCTTCATAGGCTTGCCCGGCGTGAAAGGCCGCCCGGTTGGGCGCCGCGTGATAGGCTTGCTCGAGTTCGCAAACTGCGGAGTCAAATGTCAGTGAATGAAGGTAAAATTCGGAATCGAGTTTGAGAACGAGTTCTTCCAGTTGTTGCATGGGCAGCACTTGCTGAAGTTGGCGGGTGCTTTCTTGTTGGATTTCTTCTAGCGTCCGTGTGCCGTCAAACAGCGAAACGATATACACCGCCGCTTGCGGCAAGAGCAGCGCGTGTTCGGCGATGCGTTGCGGGTCGCGCAGGCAAATGCGTTGTTCGCCATTTTCACTGATGGGGAAAGCCTCGACGGCGCGAACCCGCGGGCGGTGTAAATCAGGTCGGGAAGTGGATAGGGTAGAGGAATTCACAAGCGCCTCTATGAAAACGGCGTCCCGAGGGACGCCGAAGATTTCAGTCAACGTCGGGGCGACTGGACTCGAACCAGCGACCCCCTACTCCCGAAGCAGGTGCGCTACCAGACTGCGCTACGCCCCGAACATTGCGAAGCAATCGTACCCGCAAACCGAATTTTCATCAAGTCAAATGGGCAAAATCATTGCTCAAATTTGATGTTTGCTCACTTGGTGAATTTTCAACCAAAAACGGGCGGGAATTTCCCGCCCGTCCATACTTTTGATGGGATATCGGTTTTATTGAATTAAAACAACGTCGCCGAAACTGCTGGTTCCGTTAGATACGTCGTAAGGGAAGCCCATGCCGAACGCATTGTTGTAAGCGCCGCGTGAGCCGTCGGGGCCTGCGCCGAGCAATACATATTGCCCTTCACGAAGCGCATGCAAGCCCAATCCTTGCAACACTTCATTATTACCCGATTTGAAATACGCCAGCCCGATATCGCCCTCA from Candidatus Hinthialibacter antarcticus encodes:
- the amrB gene encoding AmmeMemoRadiSam system protein B codes for the protein MNSSTLSTSRPDLHRPRVRAVEAFPISENGEQRICLRDPQRIAEHALLLPQAAVYIVSLFDGTRTLEEIQQESTRQLQQVLPMQQLEELVLKLDSEFYLHSLTFDSAVCELEQAYHAAPNRAAFHAGQAYEGDPEKLRALLNQLQEQARQQTQTPSPAKMLTALVSPHIDLHRGGLGFAHAYNEIAAAPPADLYVVFGTGHQSREGLFIATQKSYDTPLGLMPTDEAFVEEFNQRAPYDVFVEELLHRDEHSVEFQSVWLRHVLEDRNAKMVPILTGSLHRYVRDGVSPREDVRFAGALDVLRDMIENYPGPVCVIAGADLSHVGKRFGHVEGISEKELARVEREDKELLDAMVECDAEAFYQSIAIKKDRNNVCGLSPIYMLLDITRPKQGRLLNYDRAIEQDTESVVTFASLSFYND